The following is a genomic window from Myxococcales bacterium.
GGAAATTGATTACATAATTTTTCTGACCAAGTCCTTGTTTCGGCTGCGGGATAGTTCGAAAAAATATCCAAAAAATTTTCTAGTTGACTTGTTAAATTTTTTGAAAAAGGTCTTTTGAACCGCAAAAAATTAATAGGTATTGACCGGGCAATGCCATTTTGCGACAAAGTCCGAGAATACAATTAAAACCTTGCATGGGCGGCATCATAGAGCTTTCGTGTGTAAGAGGGTTTTTATGAATTTGTGCTTACTATTTCCTGGTCAGGGCTCACAATATGTGGGAATGGGATCTGGACTTTTTAATACTGAATTAGGAATATTGCTGTTGAAAGAGGCGGAGGATACATTGTCCCTTCGTCTAAGTTCAATAATGCAAAGTGGTTCCCAAGAAGAACTTACCCGAACAGCTATTGCCCAGCCCGCTATACTTTTGCATTCGGTATCGGCTTTTTTGCATTTTAAATCCCGTTACAATCTAAATATCGACTGTGCCGTTGGTCATTCCTTGGGAGAATACAGTGCTTTAGTTGCAGCAGGAGTAGTGAATTTTTCCGATGCCATCAGGGCTGTCCATGTGCGCGGAACACTTATGCAAGAAGCTGTTCCTCAGGGCCAAGGGGCGATGGCCGCAATTTTGGGATTAGAAGTTGATAAAATTTGTAGTATTGTTCAAGAACACAGTGAAAAAACTGATGATGAGTATGCTGCTTGTGCCAATTTCAATGGACCTTTACAAACAGTTATTGCAGGCACTAAAGAAGGTGTGCAGAAAGTTTGTGAAAAATTAAAAGCAGCAGGGGCCAAGAGAGTTGTTGAGCTGATGGTGAGTGCGCCTTTTCATTGTGCGTTGATGAAACCAGTGCAACAACGTATGACCGCGGTGCTCGATGGAATTAAATTCTCTGATGCGCAATTTCCTGTTGTTTCTAATGTTTCTGCCCAGCCTGAAAAAGCAAAAGAGAGAATTAAATCATTGCTTATTGAGCAGATTATAAGTCCCGTGAGATTCAGTGAATGTATTGCCACAGCATCACAGCTTAATGCCCAC
Proteins encoded in this region:
- the fabD gene encoding ACP S-malonyltransferase codes for the protein MNLCLLFPGQGSQYVGMGSGLFNTELGILLLKEAEDTLSLRLSSIMQSGSQEELTRTAIAQPAILLHSVSAFLHFKSRYNLNIDCAVGHSLGEYSALVAAGVVNFSDAIRAVHVRGTLMQEAVPQGQGAMAAILGLEVDKICSIVQEHSEKTDDEYAACANFNGPLQTVIAGTKEGVQKVCEKLKAAGAKRVVELMVSAPFHCALMKPVQQRMTAVLDGIKFSDAQFPVVSNVSAQPEKAKERIKSLLIEQIISPVRFSECIATASQLNAHNKTFIEFGPKNTLSGIVKKIDKESLIYNIDSFNDLETLKF